A window of Streptomyces marispadix contains these coding sequences:
- a CDS encoding FAD-dependent monooxygenase — MGPSKALVVGAGIGGLTAAQALQRIGWHVALYEQAPLIGPVGAGLGIAPNAVKALDHLGLGAALRDRGLRQDGLEIRLRAGRRVARIPAPGIERRYGAPFYALHRAEMHRLLMTGLDAAELHTGHRAASVTTAADSSSVTFDTAQGPVTETADLVVAADGVGSALRAALLPGYQGADYAGYTVWRGIVPARRAASLGVAPILTETWGRGARFGVAAINDGQIYWFAGESVPEHATLEHDLGQVVSRFRDWHAPIPELLAATPEESLLRHDVYYLHARLPTFVHGRVALLGDAAHAVTPDIGQGACLAIEDAVTLAAAVERSGVDDGLSVYDAVRRPRTQRMARTSGRLGRILQTRNRAAAAVRDSIASVIPTPLLTGATGAAFAWNPPSG, encoded by the coding sequence ATGGGCCCGAGCAAGGCGCTTGTAGTCGGCGCGGGAATCGGCGGCCTGACAGCGGCCCAGGCGTTGCAGCGCATCGGGTGGCATGTGGCGCTCTATGAGCAGGCACCGCTCATCGGGCCGGTCGGTGCGGGTCTGGGCATCGCGCCGAATGCCGTCAAGGCGCTGGATCATCTCGGCCTGGGTGCGGCTCTGCGCGATCGCGGTCTGCGTCAGGACGGGCTGGAGATACGACTGCGAGCGGGCAGGCGCGTGGCACGGATTCCAGCGCCCGGTATCGAGCGTCGCTACGGTGCGCCCTTCTACGCGTTGCATCGTGCCGAGATGCACCGTCTGCTCATGACGGGTCTCGACGCCGCGGAGCTGCACACCGGTCATCGCGCCGCGAGCGTCACCACCGCGGCCGATTCATCCTCGGTCACCTTCGACACGGCACAAGGCCCGGTCACAGAGACGGCCGATCTGGTCGTGGCCGCGGACGGCGTGGGCAGCGCGCTTCGCGCGGCGCTGCTGCCCGGCTATCAAGGGGCTGACTATGCCGGTTACACGGTCTGGCGCGGGATCGTCCCCGCCCGGAGAGCCGCATCTCTGGGCGTCGCGCCGATCCTCACGGAGACGTGGGGACGCGGCGCCCGCTTCGGAGTCGCCGCGATCAACGACGGTCAGATCTACTGGTTCGCCGGCGAAAGCGTCCCCGAACACGCCACCCTTGAACACGACTTGGGTCAGGTGGTAAGCCGCTTCCGGGACTGGCACGCCCCCATCCCCGAACTGCTCGCCGCCACCCCGGAAGAGAGCCTGCTGCGTCACGACGTGTACTACCTGCACGCGAGACTGCCCACCTTCGTCCACGGCCGCGTGGCCCTGCTCGGCGACGCCGCCCACGCGGTCACACCCGACATCGGCCAAGGAGCCTGCCTCGCGATCGAGGACGCCGTGACCCTTGCGGCCGCCGTCGAACGATCGGGAGTCGACGACGGCTTGAGCGTCTACGACGCTGTCCGCCGCCCCCGCACCCAGCGGATGGCCCGTACGTCCGGTCGGCTCGGCCGCATCCTGCAGACCCGCAACCGCGCCGCAGCCGCCGTGCGCGACTCCATCGCCTCCGTCATTCCCACCCCGTTGCTGACGGGGGCGACCGGGGCCGCCTTCGCCTGGAATCCCCCTTCGGGCTGA
- a CDS encoding TetR/AcrR family transcriptional regulator: protein MTGSDQVPAVGQRASTRERLIDAAVRLCGERGIEATSLRALTEAAGSNIAAVNYHFGSKEGLLRAVIDQTMRAVNEERRVRLEQLEAAPQPPSVAALVRAFVEPGVGLAEAHGSRGPDVARFIGRVMGEPNARVREIFAQQVEPVEGRYLTALRHALPELDERGVQFAYAGMVGLLGVYQSGTFATLGWAPETDDGTAASGHGAADCERLVAFITGGILATLPAKATDG, encoded by the coding sequence GTGACCGGGTCCGACCAGGTGCCCGCCGTGGGGCAGCGGGCGTCCACGCGGGAGCGGCTGATCGACGCGGCGGTTCGGCTGTGCGGTGAGCGCGGGATCGAGGCGACCTCGCTACGGGCACTGACCGAAGCGGCCGGAAGCAATATCGCCGCGGTCAACTACCACTTCGGGTCCAAGGAAGGGCTCCTGCGCGCGGTCATCGACCAGACGATGCGAGCCGTCAACGAGGAGCGGCGCGTCCGGCTGGAACAGCTCGAAGCGGCACCTCAGCCGCCGTCCGTTGCCGCCCTGGTGCGTGCCTTCGTCGAACCGGGCGTCGGCCTGGCGGAGGCCCACGGCAGTCGTGGGCCCGACGTCGCACGCTTCATCGGCCGCGTGATGGGCGAGCCGAACGCCCGGGTCCGGGAGATCTTCGCGCAACAGGTCGAGCCGGTCGAAGGGCGCTACCTGACGGCGCTGCGCCACGCCCTTCCCGAACTCGACGAGCGCGGTGTCCAGTTCGCGTACGCCGGCATGGTCGGACTGCTCGGCGTCTACCAGTCCGGGACGTTCGCCACACTGGGCTGGGCACCGGAGACGGACGACGGCACGGCGGCGAGCGGGCACGGAGCCGCCGACTGCGAGCGGCTCGTCGCGTTCATCACGGGCGGGATTCTCGCGACCCTTCCGGCCAAGGCCACCGACGGGTGA